From one Petrotoga sp. 9PW.55.5.1 genomic stretch:
- the fabG gene encoding 3-oxoacyl-[acyl-carrier-protein] reductase, translating to MDRMKGKVCVVTGGARGIGRSIVEKFSEENAEMVFALDMNKDTLDELDKQTPQNVRTFVLDVTKREEIKIFVEKVKEEFGRIDVLVNNAGITKDALLQKMQEEDWDVVIDVNLKGVFNMTQFVSNLMLENGKGSIVNISSIVGERGNIGQTNYAATKGGVISMTYTWAKELARKGANIRVNAVAPGFIKTPMTEKIPEKVLENIVSKVTLKRMGESEEVANAVLFLASDEASYVTGHVLDVNGGTVL from the coding sequence ATGGATAGAATGAAAGGAAAGGTTTGTGTTGTAACAGGTGGCGCTAGGGGTATAGGAAGAAGTATTGTTGAGAAATTTTCTGAAGAAAATGCAGAAATGGTTTTTGCTCTAGATATGAACAAAGATACTTTGGATGAGCTTGATAAGCAAACCCCACAAAACGTGAGAACTTTTGTCCTTGATGTAACTAAGAGAGAAGAGATTAAAATTTTTGTGGAAAAAGTCAAAGAAGAATTTGGAAGAATAGATGTCCTCGTTAACAACGCTGGAATAACTAAAGATGCTTTGCTACAAAAAATGCAAGAAGAAGATTGGGATGTTGTTATTGATGTTAACTTAAAAGGCGTTTTTAATATGACACAATTTGTTTCTAATCTCATGTTAGAAAATGGAAAAGGTAGCATAGTGAATATTTCGTCTATCGTAGGTGAGAGAGGAAATATTGGGCAAACAAACTATGCAGCAACAAAGGGTGGAGTTATATCTATGACCTATACTTGGGCTAAAGAGTTAGCCAGAAAAGGGGCTAATATAAGAGTTAACGCTGTAGCTCCAGGTTTTATAAAAACTCCTATGACTGAAAAAATACCCGAAAAAGTTTTAGAAAACATAGTTTCAAAAGTTACTTTAAAGAGGATGGGAGAGTCAGAAGAGGTTGCAAATGCAGTATTATTTTTAGCTTCTGATGAAGCCTCATATGTTACTGGTCATGTATTGGATGTAAATGGAGGCACAGTTTTATAA
- a CDS encoding acetyl-CoA hydrolase/transferase family protein, translating into MWKEKYKQKLLSIEEAISSLPKRCTVVVSMAAAEAQGFLSNVHKFKDHFEKIKIVTCLDTGYYDFFLKKEYEDNYQLHTWFFSGSTRKSKYKDNLKIVDFIPNNLHMAGMDKIMAEKEEGNTVVFWATSAPFQENTGYFNLGISNVYEKDMAENADIVVMEVNEKMPFIHGDTEWHINNVNMIVESNWEIPEIPIAEPKEEEKRIAQYIADLIPDGSTLQIGIGGIPNAVGKLLEDKKDLGIHTEMLTESMIDLFEKGVITNMKKSLWKGKFIIAFALGTQRMYDFINNNQGVFELRGRYVNDPYVVCQNDNMVSLNTAISVDLTGQVVSEAIGTQQISGTGGQLDTHRGAIKSKNGKGIIALRSTAKNGTISTIVPMLPQGAPVTVPRQDLDYVATEWGVVHLRGRSAGERAKKLISIAHPDYRKELENKAMDLGLI; encoded by the coding sequence ATGTGGAAAGAAAAGTATAAGCAAAAATTATTGTCAATTGAAGAGGCTATAAGCTCTTTACCTAAAAGATGTACAGTAGTTGTAAGCATGGCAGCTGCTGAAGCTCAAGGATTTTTAAGTAATGTACACAAATTCAAAGATCATTTTGAAAAGATAAAAATTGTTACTTGCTTAGATACAGGTTATTATGACTTTTTTTTAAAAAAAGAATATGAAGATAATTATCAATTACATACTTGGTTTTTTTCTGGTTCGACTAGGAAGTCAAAGTATAAAGATAATTTAAAAATAGTAGATTTCATACCAAATAATTTACATATGGCTGGAATGGATAAAATTATGGCTGAAAAAGAAGAAGGAAACACGGTAGTTTTTTGGGCAACTTCTGCCCCTTTTCAAGAAAATACTGGATATTTCAATTTAGGAATATCAAATGTATATGAAAAAGATATGGCAGAGAACGCTGATATAGTAGTGATGGAAGTAAATGAAAAAATGCCTTTTATTCATGGAGATACCGAATGGCATATCAATAATGTGAATATGATAGTCGAGTCTAATTGGGAAATACCAGAAATCCCAATAGCAGAACCCAAAGAAGAAGAAAAGAGAATAGCTCAATATATAGCAGATTTAATACCTGATGGTTCCACCTTGCAGATTGGTATTGGTGGGATACCAAATGCAGTAGGAAAACTTCTTGAAGATAAAAAGGATTTAGGAATTCATACAGAGATGCTAACAGAATCTATGATAGACCTTTTCGAAAAAGGTGTCATAACAAATATGAAAAAATCATTATGGAAGGGAAAGTTTATTATTGCTTTCGCCTTAGGAACTCAAAGAATGTACGATTTTATAAACAACAATCAAGGAGTTTTTGAGCTTAGAGGTAGATACGTTAACGACCCTTATGTAGTATGTCAAAACGATAATATGGTTAGTTTGAATACCGCAATTTCTGTAGATTTAACAGGACAAGTTGTCTCTGAAGCTATAGGAACTCAACAGATTTCTGGAACAGGAGGCCAACTGGATACACACCGCGGAGCGATAAAAAGCAAAAATGGAAAAGGAATAATAGCTCTAAGATCAACTGCAAAAAATGGAACTATTTCTACTATTGTTCCCATGCTACCTCAAGGAGCCCCTGTAACTGTCCCAAGACAGGATTTAGATTATGTCGCCACAGAGTGGGGAGTAGTTCATTTAAGAGGGAGAAGCGCTGGTGAAAGAGCAAAAAAATTAATTTCTATTGCCCATCCAGATTATCGAAAAGAATTAGAAAATAAAGCTATGGATTTGGGACTGATATAA